A single region of the Bacillus cereus genome encodes:
- a CDS encoding polysaccharide deacetylase family protein: protein MKKYAAIALCTSAILAGCSTSNVSPEPKKEKKVQEVKKQEETVQEQGKISYNPITHESTNVNIHITDIKDSLTEVQYKIWRTADGKENTKSFSSKEKEKQFTIPFDIKEFEGKRGEYQIEALGIKEDGKTIPLTKSTITFEQKIPVLMYHAIDDYHGQGIKDLFVSPANFEAQMKYLKENGYTLLTFERWGDINKVNKPIFVTFDDGMKNNMNAFHVLQKLKDDTFKPAATEYMIVDNVDVEGALSTSEIKEMVGSGIFSVQSHTATHADLPKITNYEEELKGSKEKLEKITGKPVIAIAYPFGHVDDKVVAETKKYYQFATTTKPGQFITKGEPDELLKMKRVRIHHTTTVEQFASSIK, encoded by the coding sequence ATGAAAAAATACGCAGCAATTGCTTTATGTACATCTGCCATTCTAGCAGGATGTAGTACTAGCAATGTAAGTCCAGAACCTAAAAAAGAGAAAAAGGTTCAAGAAGTTAAGAAACAAGAAGAGACCGTGCAAGAACAAGGTAAAATTTCTTATAATCCAATTACGCACGAATCTACAAACGTAAATATTCATATTACGGACATAAAGGATTCTTTAACCGAAGTACAATATAAAATTTGGCGCACTGCTGATGGAAAAGAAAATACTAAATCTTTTTCTTCTAAGGAAAAGGAGAAACAATTCACTATTCCTTTTGACATAAAGGAATTTGAAGGAAAACGTGGGGAATATCAAATTGAAGCATTAGGGATAAAAGAGGATGGGAAAACTATTCCGCTTACAAAGTCTACTATAACTTTCGAGCAAAAAATTCCTGTTCTTATGTATCATGCAATTGATGATTACCACGGACAAGGTATTAAAGATTTATTCGTATCTCCAGCTAACTTTGAAGCACAAATGAAATATTTAAAAGAAAATGGTTATACATTGTTAACGTTTGAACGCTGGGGCGATATAAATAAAGTAAACAAGCCGATTTTCGTTACATTTGATGACGGTATGAAAAATAATATGAATGCATTTCATGTTTTACAAAAACTAAAAGACGATACATTTAAACCAGCGGCAACAGAATATATGATTGTTGATAATGTTGATGTAGAAGGAGCTCTTTCTACATCTGAAATAAAAGAAATGGTTGGTTCCGGCATTTTCTCTGTACAATCTCACACAGCAACACACGCTGACTTGCCGAAAATTACAAACTATGAAGAAGAGTTAAAAGGATCAAAAGAAAAGCTAGAAAAAATAACTGGTAAGCCTGTTATCGCAATTGCTTATCCATTCGGTCATGTAGATGATAAAGTCGTCGCAGAAACGAAGAAATACTATCAATTTGCAACGACAACGAAGCCTGGACAGTTCATTACAAAGGGCGAACCAGATGAGCTGTTAAAAATGAAGCGCGTTCGCATACACCATACAACTACAGTTGAACAGTTTGCTTCTTCCATTAAATAA
- a CDS encoding NupC/NupG family nucleoside CNT transporter, producing MQYVMSIIGILVVLGLCFALSNNKSKINFRAIAIMIGFQILIGWFMFGTKIGQQIIVFIGKVFNKLIKLGTTGVDFLFNGIQRDFVFFLNVLLIIVFFSALLSIFSYLGVLPFIVRVVGGVISKITGLPRVESFHAVNSVFFGSSEALIVIKNDLQHFNKNRMFIICCSAMSSVSASVTASYVMMLDAKYVLAALPLNLFSSLIVCSLLTPVDTKKEDEVIQKFDRTLFGDSFIGAMINGALDGLKVAGIVAALMIAFIGVMEVVNYVISAASGAMGYAVTLQQIFGYILAPFAFLMGIPVHDIIPAGGIMGTKIVLNEFVAILDLKGAAATLDPRTVGIVTVFLISFASISQIGAIVGTIRALSEKQGSIVSKFGWKMLFASTLASILSATIAGLFI from the coding sequence ATGCAATACGTAATGAGCATTATCGGCATTCTTGTCGTTTTAGGTTTATGCTTTGCTTTGTCAAACAACAAAAGTAAAATCAACTTCCGTGCAATTGCTATTATGATTGGTTTTCAAATTTTAATCGGTTGGTTTATGTTTGGCACAAAGATTGGTCAACAAATCATTGTTTTCATTGGTAAAGTTTTCAACAAACTAATTAAACTTGGTACGACAGGTGTCGATTTTCTCTTTAATGGAATTCAAAGAGATTTTGTCTTTTTCTTAAATGTATTATTAATTATCGTATTTTTCTCAGCACTACTTTCTATCTTTAGTTATTTAGGTGTTTTACCATTCATCGTTCGCGTTGTCGGCGGCGTAATTTCAAAAATTACTGGTTTACCACGCGTTGAATCATTCCACGCAGTAAACTCTGTATTCTTCGGTTCAAGTGAAGCGTTAATCGTTATTAAAAATGATTTACAACATTTCAATAAAAACCGTATGTTTATCATTTGTTGTTCTGCGATGAGCTCAGTTTCTGCTTCTGTTACAGCATCGTACGTAATGATGTTAGATGCGAAATATGTACTAGCAGCTCTTCCACTAAACTTATTCTCAAGCTTAATCGTTTGTTCGTTATTAACACCAGTTGATACGAAAAAGGAAGATGAAGTGATTCAAAAATTTGATAGAACTCTATTCGGAGACAGCTTTATCGGTGCAATGATTAACGGTGCGCTTGATGGTTTAAAAGTAGCTGGTATCGTTGCCGCATTAATGATCGCCTTTATCGGTGTTATGGAAGTTGTAAACTACGTAATCAGCGCAGCTTCAGGTGCAATGGGATATGCTGTTACTTTACAACAAATCTTCGGTTATATACTTGCTCCATTCGCATTCTTAATGGGTATCCCAGTTCATGATATTATCCCAGCTGGTGGTATTATGGGTACAAAGATTGTCTTAAATGAATTCGTAGCAATCCTTGATTTAAAAGGCGCTGCTGCAACATTAGATCCACGTACAGTTGGAATCGTTACTGTATTCTTAATTAGCTTTGCAAGTATTAGCCAAATTGGTGCAATCGTTGGTACAATCCGTGCCCTTTCTGAAAAGCAAGGAAGCATCGTATCAAAATTCGGTTGGAAAATGCTATTTGCATCAACACTTGCTTCTATTTTATCTGCAACAATCGCTGGATTGTTTATTTAA
- the rlmD gene encoding 23S rRNA (uracil(1939)-C(5))-methyltransferase RlmD, with protein MSTKMTPPVEKNEFIDVVFEDLTHDGAGVAKVKGYPIFVKNGLPGEEAQIKIIKVKKNFAFGRLMKLHQESPYRKDAECPVYNECGGCQLQHLTYEGQLQAKEKQVRDVMQRIGGLSDVPVHPVLGMKNPWVYRNKAQVPIGEREGGLVAGFYRQGTHDIINMESCLIQAEENDALIQEVKRICEKHGISAYNEERNKGTLRHVMARYGQVTGEIMLVFITRTAELPNKKAIIEEIAAKFPEVKSIVQNVNTKRTNVIFGDTTTVLYGSEYIYDFIGDIKFAISARSFYQVNPEQTKVLYDKTLEYAKLDGNETVIDAYCGIGSISLFLAQKAKKVYGVEIVPEAIEDANRNAALNNMTNAEFGVGEAEVVIPKWYKEGVIADTMVVDPPRKGCDEALLNTIIDMKPKRVVYVSCNPATLARDLKVLEEGGYKTQEVQPVDMFPHTTHVECVAWLKLV; from the coding sequence ATGAGTACAAAAATGACGCCACCAGTTGAAAAAAACGAGTTTATAGATGTAGTATTTGAAGATTTAACGCATGATGGTGCCGGTGTTGCGAAAGTAAAGGGCTATCCTATTTTCGTTAAAAACGGATTACCAGGTGAAGAAGCGCAAATTAAAATTATTAAAGTGAAGAAAAACTTCGCGTTTGGTCGTTTAATGAAGCTTCATCAAGAAAGTCCATATCGTAAAGATGCAGAATGCCCTGTGTATAACGAGTGCGGCGGTTGCCAGCTTCAGCACTTAACATATGAAGGACAATTACAAGCGAAAGAAAAACAAGTACGCGACGTTATGCAGCGCATCGGCGGACTAAGCGATGTTCCTGTTCATCCTGTACTTGGCATGAAAAACCCGTGGGTATACCGCAATAAAGCACAAGTACCAATTGGGGAACGTGAAGGCGGACTTGTAGCTGGCTTCTATCGTCAAGGAACGCATGACATCATTAATATGGAATCATGCTTAATTCAGGCGGAAGAAAACGATGCTTTAATTCAAGAAGTAAAACGTATTTGTGAAAAACACGGTATTTCGGCGTATAACGAAGAGCGTAACAAAGGAACACTTCGCCACGTAATGGCTCGATACGGACAAGTAACAGGGGAAATTATGCTTGTCTTCATTACACGTACAGCAGAATTGCCAAACAAAAAAGCAATCATTGAAGAGATTGCTGCGAAATTCCCAGAAGTAAAATCAATTGTTCAAAACGTAAATACGAAGCGTACAAACGTTATTTTCGGAGACACAACGACAGTACTGTACGGATCAGAATATATTTATGACTTTATCGGTGACATTAAATTTGCGATTTCGGCACGTTCATTCTATCAAGTAAATCCAGAACAAACGAAAGTACTATACGATAAAACGTTAGAATACGCAAAGCTAGACGGTAACGAAACAGTAATAGATGCCTATTGCGGAATCGGATCAATCTCCTTATTCCTAGCGCAAAAAGCGAAAAAAGTGTACGGCGTTGAAATTGTTCCAGAAGCAATCGAAGACGCAAACCGAAACGCAGCACTAAACAACATGACAAACGCTGAATTTGGCGTAGGAGAAGCAGAAGTAGTTATTCCAAAATGGTACAAAGAGGGCGTAATCGCTGACACAATGGTCGTAGATCCACCGCGTAAAGGTTGTGACGAGGCACTACTAAACACAATCATCGACATGAAACCAAAACGCGTCGTATATGTATCATGCAACCCAGCAACATTAGCACGTGACTTAAAAGTACTAGAAGAAGGCGGATATAAAACGCAGGAGGTACAACCTGTTGATATGTTCCCGCATACTACTCATGTGGAGTGTGTGGCTTGGCTTAAGTTGGTATAA
- a CDS encoding tRNA dihydrouridine synthase — MIDNFWRDLPRPFFVLAPMEDVTDVVFRHVVSEAGRPDVFFTEFTNSDSYCHPEGMKSVRGRLIFTEDEQPIVAHIWGDNPEYFRQMSIGMAELGFKGIDINMGCPVPNVASRGKGSGLILRPDVAAELIQAAKAGGLPVSVKTRLGFKELSEWEDWLTHILKQDIANLSIHLRTREEMSQVDAHWELIPEIKKLRDRIAPNTLITINGDIPDRQTGMELAEKYGIDGVMIGRGIFKNPFAFEKEPREHSSKEHLDLLRLQLDLQDQYAEVLPRSITGLHRFFKIYVKGFPGAAELRNQLMSTKSTDEVRALLDKFEDSVDKDGDSETL; from the coding sequence ATGATAGATAATTTTTGGCGTGATTTACCACGACCATTTTTCGTACTTGCACCAATGGAAGATGTGACAGACGTTGTTTTCCGTCACGTAGTAAGTGAAGCTGGTCGTCCAGACGTATTCTTCACAGAGTTTACAAACTCGGATAGCTATTGCCATCCAGAAGGTATGAAAAGTGTACGTGGCCGTTTAATTTTTACAGAAGATGAACAGCCAATAGTGGCACATATTTGGGGAGATAATCCTGAATATTTCCGCCAAATGAGTATTGGTATGGCAGAGCTAGGATTTAAAGGTATCGATATTAATATGGGCTGCCCTGTACCGAATGTAGCATCAAGAGGAAAAGGTAGTGGCCTTATTCTACGTCCAGACGTTGCGGCAGAACTTATCCAAGCAGCAAAAGCGGGCGGGCTACCTGTCAGCGTAAAAACACGACTTGGCTTTAAAGAGTTAAGTGAGTGGGAAGATTGGTTAACGCACATTTTAAAACAAGATATTGCGAACCTTTCTATTCACTTACGTACAAGAGAAGAAATGAGCCAAGTAGACGCGCACTGGGAACTAATTCCGGAAATTAAAAAATTACGTGACCGCATTGCACCAAATACGCTAATAACAATCAACGGAGACATTCCTGATCGTCAAACCGGAATGGAACTTGCTGAAAAATACGGTATTGATGGAGTTATGATCGGACGAGGTATTTTCAAAAATCCGTTTGCTTTTGAAAAAGAGCCAAGAGAGCATAGCAGTAAAGAACACCTTGATCTTTTAAGACTGCAGCTTGATCTTCAAGATCAATATGCAGAAGTACTGCCACGTTCAATCACGGGGCTTCATCGCTTTTTCAAAATTTATGTAAAAGGCTTCCCTGGAGCTGCTGAACTAAGAAATCAATTGATGAGTACGAAATCGACGGATGAAGTGCGTGCTTTGTTGGATAAGTTTGAGGATAGTGTTGATAAGGATGGAGATAGTGAAACATTGTAA
- a CDS encoding GAF domain-containing sensor histidine kinase, producing the protein MLSDQARYSRLANITKIINTKLELREVLQRVTMAISEEIVKCNAVGIYLPKEDGTFRGFAGKPETINGVMLDTQVIDPEIDLLAKEVIETKKTIYIPDTSKDHRPDPRPVAAFKIKSLLALPISFGQELFGLVFLFDYGVPMNLTNSEIQSVEAYVNMAAVAIQNANNLTQKENLIAEKQLLLNVTRDLSMCSSVQESFDKCFLYLGQILESKNMAAHLLDPLDKTMIKTTKLSKDCDWTEADWMEKSYEAKIQEVIQTKNIDSKGQLMIPLVSMGEVLGVIVVGKEGKAHNYDNSQMQLAKSIVDATAPTFSNLLYMDRLESMVEERTRELAVANEKVTSVIESITDGFFTLNNTWEFTYVNKHQYFPQRKTAKDVLGKNIWVIFPSSVDEVMYKELHRAMSERTTVCFEFFSTSDEYWHEVIAYPYDDGICCIFKNITEKKQYEQELKRLSNIDLIGQMAAGISHEIRNPMTTVRGFLQLLKEEPTYEKHNKHFNLMIEELDRANSIITEFLSMGNTRKSDLQMLDLNAIIHDIIPLIKIDTYNQNKYIQVGTNDIPELLLNRNEIRQLLINLYRNGLEAMDTGKVLTISTYKEGQNCVVLAVRDQGKGIRPEVLQKLGTPFYTTKDNGTGLGLGVCYAIAARHNAKIEIQTGSEGTTFFVKFNYANNE; encoded by the coding sequence ATGTTAAGTGATCAGGCGAGATATTCTAGGCTCGCGAATATAACAAAAATAATAAATACAAAATTAGAACTACGTGAAGTATTGCAACGTGTAACAATGGCGATATCGGAGGAGATTGTTAAGTGCAACGCTGTTGGAATTTATTTACCAAAGGAAGATGGAACATTTAGAGGGTTTGCAGGAAAACCAGAGACAATAAATGGCGTAATGCTCGATACTCAGGTAATTGATCCTGAAATAGACTTACTGGCAAAAGAAGTTATTGAAACAAAAAAAACCATTTATATCCCTGATACATCAAAGGATCATCGGCCGGATCCGAGACCAGTTGCTGCGTTCAAAATTAAGTCCTTATTAGCTCTGCCTATCTCATTTGGGCAAGAGTTATTTGGGCTGGTTTTTTTATTTGATTATGGAGTTCCAATGAACTTAACAAATTCAGAAATTCAAAGTGTTGAAGCTTATGTAAATATGGCTGCGGTCGCAATTCAAAACGCAAATAATTTAACACAAAAGGAAAACCTTATTGCCGAGAAGCAGCTGTTACTAAATGTTACCCGTGATTTATCAATGTGTTCCTCGGTACAGGAAAGTTTTGATAAATGTTTTCTTTACTTAGGACAGATTTTAGAGAGTAAAAACATGGCTGCCCACCTTTTAGACCCGCTAGACAAAACAATGATTAAAACAACGAAGTTAAGCAAGGACTGTGATTGGACAGAAGCAGATTGGATGGAGAAAAGCTATGAAGCCAAGATCCAAGAGGTTATTCAAACGAAAAATATAGATAGTAAGGGTCAACTGATGATTCCATTGGTTTCAATGGGAGAAGTATTAGGGGTAATCGTCGTTGGCAAAGAGGGAAAAGCTCACAATTATGATAATTCCCAAATGCAACTGGCAAAATCTATCGTTGATGCCACAGCTCCTACGTTTTCAAACTTGTTATATATGGATCGACTTGAAAGCATGGTGGAAGAGCGAACGAGAGAACTAGCTGTTGCTAATGAAAAAGTTACAAGTGTGATTGAAAGTATTACGGATGGATTCTTTACTTTGAATAATACATGGGAATTTACGTACGTAAATAAGCATCAATATTTTCCACAAAGAAAAACAGCAAAAGATGTATTAGGCAAGAATATATGGGTGATTTTCCCGAGTAGCGTTGACGAAGTTATGTATAAGGAACTTCATCGTGCAATGTCAGAGCGAACTACAGTTTGTTTCGAATTTTTTTCTACCTCTGATGAATATTGGCACGAAGTTATTGCATACCCGTATGATGATGGTATTTGTTGTATTTTTAAAAACATAACGGAAAAAAAGCAATATGAGCAGGAATTGAAAAGGTTATCGAACATAGATTTAATAGGGCAAATGGCAGCAGGCATCAGCCATGAGATTAGAAATCCAATGACAACAGTACGAGGTTTTTTGCAGTTATTAAAAGAAGAGCCTACCTATGAGAAACATAATAAGCACTTTAATTTAATGATTGAAGAACTTGACCGTGCAAATTCTATTATTACTGAATTTCTCTCAATGGGTAATACAAGGAAATCGGATTTGCAGATGTTAGATTTAAATGCAATTATCCACGATATTATTCCATTAATAAAGATTGATACGTATAATCAAAATAAATATATTCAAGTCGGTACAAATGACATTCCGGAATTACTTTTAAATCGTAATGAGATACGGCAATTATTAATAAACCTATACCGTAATGGCTTAGAAGCCATGGACACAGGGAAAGTTCTAACCATTAGCACTTACAAGGAAGGTCAAAATTGTGTGGTGCTTGCAGTGCGGGATCAAGGAAAAGGTATCAGGCCTGAAGTATTACAGAAACTGGGTACTCCATTTTACACGACCAAAGATAATGGAACTGGATTGGGGTTAGGTGTATGTTATGCCATTGCTGCCCGTCATAATGCAAAAATAGAAATTCAAACAGGATCGGAAGGCACTACCTTTTTTGTTAAATTTAATTATGCAAATAACGAATAA
- a CDS encoding DUF1456 family protein: protein MAMSNNDILKRVRYALDIKDIDMVEIFKLGGMEVTKEDVVDMLTKIKRAPQHEAENDDVIEDEYVLTCDMMMLEAFLNGFITLKRGKQDPTPGQPAPAQSKESANNLLLKKMKIALSLTSEDVLDILDSVGVTVTKGELGALLRKKGHKNYKECGDRYARNFIKGLGVKYRG from the coding sequence ATGGCAATGAGCAACAACGATATATTAAAAAGAGTAAGATATGCTTTAGATATAAAAGATATAGATATGGTGGAAATCTTTAAACTTGGCGGGATGGAAGTAACGAAAGAAGACGTAGTTGATATGCTTACAAAAATAAAGAGAGCGCCGCAACATGAAGCTGAAAATGACGATGTAATCGAAGATGAGTACGTACTAACATGCGATATGATGATGTTAGAGGCATTTTTAAATGGATTTATTACTTTAAAAAGAGGAAAGCAAGATCCGACACCAGGGCAACCGGCTCCTGCACAGAGCAAGGAGAGTGCCAATAACCTTCTTTTAAAGAAAATGAAAATTGCACTTTCATTAACGAGTGAAGATGTACTTGATATATTAGATAGCGTAGGCGTTACGGTAACAAAAGGAGAGTTAGGCGCTCTGTTAAGAAAAAAAGGCCATAAAAATTACAAAGAGTGCGGCGATAGATACGCAAGGAATTTCATTAAGGGATTAGGCGTAAAGTATAGAGGATAA
- a CDS encoding M48 family metallopeptidase, with protein MVHTYLGETINFHITYKKKKSVRLFVDSYGNVEVQAPKGTPVEYLVQLLEEKWDWIQKTRKEMQERALGPQEKDYDQGEGFLYLGNTYPIQISQDASIMQDNAIFEGDKLHIYVKELKDEKIQQALKRFYYKQCKALVEKSIKAHQNNFKTKPRSIRITDSSRTWGTCDSNLQLTFNWKLAMAPQQVIDYVVVHEMCHMVHLNHDRSFWRLVGKIMPDYKEMENWLALSSWKMTV; from the coding sequence ATGGTACATACATATTTAGGTGAGACAATTAATTTTCATATAACTTATAAGAAGAAAAAGTCCGTGCGTCTTTTTGTAGATTCTTACGGAAATGTTGAGGTGCAAGCTCCAAAAGGTACGCCTGTTGAATACTTAGTCCAGTTGTTAGAGGAGAAATGGGATTGGATTCAGAAAACACGTAAGGAAATGCAGGAGCGAGCGCTTGGGCCACAAGAAAAGGATTATGATCAAGGGGAGGGCTTTCTGTATTTAGGCAACACGTATCCGATACAGATTTCCCAAGATGCAAGTATTATGCAAGACAATGCGATTTTTGAAGGGGATAAGTTACATATTTATGTGAAAGAGCTTAAGGACGAGAAAATCCAACAAGCTTTAAAACGATTTTACTATAAGCAGTGCAAGGCGTTAGTAGAGAAGAGTATTAAAGCACATCAAAATAACTTTAAAACAAAACCGCGTTCTATTCGTATTACAGATAGTAGCCGTACGTGGGGAACTTGTGATTCGAACTTGCAGTTAACGTTTAATTGGAAGCTAGCAATGGCACCACAGCAGGTAATTGACTATGTAGTTGTTCATGAAATGTGTCATATGGTCCATTTAAATCATGATCGATCTTTTTGGCGTCTTGTCGGGAAGATAATGCCTGATTATAAGGAAATGGAAAACTGGTTAGCGTTATCGAGTTGGAAGATGACGGTTTAG
- a CDS encoding N-acetyltransferase, with the protein MTVLYEGTLKQNNDPFHVTLLSLEHMEQILSLQNVIVEALEDKGRLQPLSQEEFQYILEGNGMMIGAFIENELIAFRALLVPPIDDEHLGLDIGLSESELHRVIYQEISNVHPNCRGNGMQKILANVIMDKLQKEDGKYDYVCCTVAPFNIPSLKDKFAQGMEIAALKEKYGGSMRYVFVKELREDKERNWTDIKDIPMSDVSEKQALLSEGYRGYEMEKVDGDFVVKFGR; encoded by the coding sequence ATGACAGTTCTATACGAAGGAACATTAAAACAAAATAACGATCCATTTCACGTTACATTACTATCTTTAGAACATATGGAACAAATTTTATCATTACAAAACGTTATAGTTGAAGCATTAGAAGATAAAGGTCGTTTACAACCACTTTCACAAGAAGAATTTCAATACATTCTAGAAGGAAACGGCATGATGATCGGTGCTTTTATCGAAAACGAACTCATCGCATTTCGTGCCCTACTCGTCCCTCCTATCGACGACGAACATTTAGGACTTGATATTGGCCTATCAGAAAGTGAACTACACCGCGTCATCTATCAAGAAATCTCAAACGTTCATCCGAACTGCCGAGGAAATGGGATGCAAAAAATATTAGCAAACGTCATCATGGACAAGTTACAAAAAGAAGATGGCAAATACGATTACGTTTGCTGCACCGTTGCACCTTTTAACATTCCTAGTTTAAAGGATAAATTTGCGCAAGGGATGGAAATTGCTGCGCTGAAGGAGAAGTATGGCGGTAGTATGCGGTATGTTTTTGTGAAGGAATTGCGTGAGGATAAAGAAAGAAATTGGACGGATATTAAAGATATTCCGATGAGTGATGTTAGTGAAAAGCAAGCGTTACTTTCGGAGGGGTATCGTGGATATGAGATGGAGAAAGTGGATGGAGATTTCGTTGTGAAGTTTGGACGATAA
- a CDS encoding mandelate racemase/muconate lactonizing enzyme family protein, whose amino-acid sequence MKITAIHLYAIRLPLRNPFVISYGSYSDMPSIIVKMETDEGIIGYGEGVADDHVTGESWESTFHTLKHTLAPTLIGQNPMNIEKIHDMMDNTIYGVPTAKAAIDIACFDIMGKKLNQPVYQLIGGRYHEEFPVTHVLSIADPEDMAEEAASMIQKGYQSFKMKVGTNVKEDVKRIEAVRERVGDDIAIRVDVNQGWKNSANTLTALRSLGHLNIDWIEQPVVADDIDAMAHIRSKADLPLMIDEGLKGSREMRQIIKLDAADKVNIKLMKCGGIYPAVKLAHQAEMAGIECQVGSMVESSVASSAGFHVAFSKKIITSVELTGPLKFTKDIGNLHYDVPFIRLNEKPGLGIEINEDTLQELTVFQDVVR is encoded by the coding sequence ATGAAAATTACAGCTATTCATCTTTACGCAATTCGTTTACCACTTCGCAATCCGTTTGTTATTAGTTATGGTTCTTATTCTGATATGCCTTCTATTATCGTCAAAATGGAAACAGACGAAGGCATTATCGGTTACGGTGAAGGTGTTGCTGATGATCACGTTACAGGCGAATCATGGGAAAGTACTTTCCATACTTTAAAACATACGCTAGCTCCTACTCTTATCGGACAAAATCCAATGAATATCGAAAAAATACACGATATGATGGACAATACAATTTACGGTGTTCCAACAGCGAAAGCTGCAATTGATATCGCTTGTTTTGATATAATGGGCAAAAAATTAAATCAACCTGTATATCAATTAATTGGCGGGCGCTATCATGAAGAGTTCCCTGTCACTCACGTTTTAAGTATCGCCGATCCTGAAGACATGGCTGAGGAAGCTGCCTCTATGATTCAGAAAGGTTACCAATCTTTCAAAATGAAAGTCGGTACAAATGTAAAAGAAGATGTAAAACGAATTGAAGCTGTACGTGAACGTGTAGGGGATGATATCGCGATTCGCGTCGATGTAAACCAAGGCTGGAAAAATAGCGCAAACACATTAACAGCACTTCGTTCATTAGGACATTTAAACATCGATTGGATTGAACAACCTGTGGTCGCAGACGATATTGACGCAATGGCTCATATTCGTTCTAAAGCAGACCTTCCACTTATGATTGATGAAGGATTAAAAGGTTCTCGTGAAATGCGCCAAATTATTAAATTAGACGCAGCTGATAAAGTAAATATAAAACTGATGAAATGCGGCGGCATATATCCAGCAGTAAAACTCGCTCATCAAGCAGAAATGGCAGGAATTGAATGCCAAGTTGGATCAATGGTCGAATCATCCGTTGCCTCTTCCGCTGGTTTCCACGTCGCTTTCTCAAAAAAAATCATTACAAGTGTTGAACTTACAGGTCCGTTAAAATTCACGAAGGATATCGGAAACTTACATTACGACGTACCATTCATTCGCTTAAACGAAAAGCCGGGACTAGGCATTGAAATAAATGAAGATACATTACAAGAACTAACCGTCTTTCAAGACGTTGTACGCTAA